DNA sequence from the Blastocatellia bacterium genome:
CCTGATGCAAGGCTCACACCGAACTGGCTTCCTTCAGGACCGGTGATGGTCAGTGCGGAGTTCACGGCCAGCGAGTTTTCACCGAAGAAGACGGTCACACGATCAATAAAGTTGGACACAGCCAGGTCGAGCGCTCCCCGCCCGTTGAAGTCGCCCACGGCAATGGCCTGCCCGAAGGCGGCATCCGACGTGATTTGTCTCTCGGTGAGAATGGTTGGAGACGACGTATTGAACTGAGCGGAAACTGATCCGACGAGATTGACAGCGAGCCAGGCTGAGAGGACAAATCGGTGGAGGGGGGACTTAAACGGCTGTCGCATCGTTGTGGACATGATTCCCTCCGAAGCAAAAAGCCTGTCCGCAGGGTCCGGCATGAAACCTGACCCTCATCATTTTTGCCGGGTGATTTCTACTCCTTTTTTCGCCTCCTGGCAAGTGCCGCCCTAGATTCCGGCAGCGAGCCGATCAATTTTGGCCGCCAGGATGAAGTCGTTTTCCGTCAGTCCGCCTGCCGCGTGAGTCGTCAACTGCAAGCGCACGCGCCGATAGTTGATCGTGATGTCGGGGTGGTGATCTTCTTGTTCAGCGATTTCCGCTACGTGATTGACGAAGGCGATTGCCTCGGGAAACGAAGGGAATCGAAA
Encoded proteins:
- a CDS encoding 4a-hydroxytetrahydrobiopterin dehydratase, which produces MSLAEKKCQPCRSGTPPLSQTEVASYLSQISPEWQLEGSKIRREFRFPSFPEAIAFVNHVAEIAEQEDHHPDITINYRRVRLQLTTHAAGGLTENDFILAAKIDRLAAGI